A DNA window from Gigantopelta aegis isolate Gae_Host chromosome 4, Gae_host_genome, whole genome shotgun sequence contains the following coding sequences:
- the LOC121371240 gene encoding axin interactor, dorsalization-associated protein-like, producing MEDQDSLVVQWHELFKEAIDFDTWGQPLEAAEHYNKLSKQLHQHASIDHPLFTDEQKKLLDKITVCLDARCKSLQHRGAVEGVSLDDLRCLESTLKNLAVMTGGDFPVDVTVAQIQTHKYPRISLLQNGSSDEDTSFQKALGTILPKPMPIAGKTLLTIRVERIALKDTSQFIDPFITVSVKDANGYDMAARQDTPTASEKTDSCVFFNVDVHIQKTVESLPPGFAVFFELKHYKPQKKTISTKCWAFLERDEIKDGPVFLELYKKPTDCQLISHQTYGYGPHRF from the exons ATGGAAGACCAAGACAGTTTGGTGGTGCAGTGGCATGAGTTGTTCAAGGAAGCTATTGATTTTGATACCTGGGGACAACCACTAGAAGCAGCCGAACATTATAACAA GCTATCCAAACAGCTTCACCAGCATGCATCAATAGATCACCCACTCTTCACAGATGAACAGAAG AAACTACTTGACAAGATCACAGTCTGTCTAGATGCTCGCTGCAAGTCACTGCAG caTCGTGGAGCAGTGGAGGGAGTCTCTTTAGATGACCTGCGGTGCCTAGAGTCAA CTTTGAAGAACTTAGCAGTGATGACTGGAGGTGATTTTCCTGTTGATGTGACAGTAGCTCAGATTCAAACACACAAGTATCCTAGGATCAG tcttttgcaGAATGGCTCTTCTGATGAAGATACATCTTTTCAGAAAG CACTTGGTACTATACTGCCGAAACCAATGCCAATAGCCGGTAAAACATTGTTGACGATACGGGTGGAGAGGATTGCCCTGAAAGATACATCTCAGTTTATAGATCCCTTCATTACAGTGTCTGTTAAAG ATGCAAATGGGTATGACATGGCAGCACGACAAGATACACCCACTGCTAGTGAGAAAACAGATTCTTGTGTTTTCTTCAATGTTGATGTTCACATACAGAAAACGGTAGAAAGCCTTCCCCCAG GTTTTGCTGTGTTTTTCGAACTGAAACATTATAAACCCCAAAAGAAGACGATTAGCACCAAGTGTTGGGCCTTCTTGGAAAGAGATGAGATCAAAGATGGACCAGTATTTTTAGAACT gtacAAGAAACCAACTGATTGTCAAC ttatatcgcatcagacatatggttatggaccacacagattttga